The following coding sequences are from one Actinomycetota bacterium window:
- a CDS encoding type II toxin-antitoxin system RelE/ParE family toxin produces the protein MIINGCEDFAPSHRTRFAELIQSLAQDPRPVNSKKLTTREEWRLRYGNYRILYTIDDENKTITFFISLEEILIMCQITRPIIVETDFRAQ, from the coding sequence GTGATAATAAATGGGTGTGAAGATTTTGCCCCGAGTCATCGCACTCGATTTGCGGAGCTCATTCAATCATTAGCCCAAGATCCACGACCTGTGAATTCTAAAAAGCTCACTACTCGAGAGGAATGGCGATTACGTTATGGGAATTATCGAATTTTATATACCATCGATGACGAGAATAAGACTATCACATTTTTTATTTCATTAGAGGAAATATTGATCATGTGTCAAATAACTAGACCAATCATTGTAGAAACGGATTTCAGAGCACAGTAA